The following proteins come from a genomic window of Phycisphaerae bacterium:
- a CDS encoding FAD-dependent oxidoreductase codes for MGTSEYDLVVVGSGFGGSVCAMRAAEAGMRVCVLERGPRLTPGLREEMAEGRRAILYERRGTGIVEKARVRGLMAVVGSAVGGGSQLYTAVTIPAADEAFAEGWPSGMSAAGMRPYYERVQEVIAPTVSPTELARTQALEAAGRTMGAGVTRLPVAIDWPADAKAMHATPGPLPVRREAMTWLGGGTATRKRTLDKTYLARAEAAGAEVRELHEATGIAPREEGYAVQYSHYVDGTVREGAVAGRRVVLAAGTLGTVRLLFACRDVAKTLPRISGALGERFYTNGDFGGLIIGTREDVPRDSGPPVTAWVDWWKEDRLYVMETGLLPALPRLFAKMLGLWSGAEKAAVWSFGVMGYGERPARLVLDRGERLTHVGGGSAKDVFHVRTVARMRELAAALGGKLILQPTGLAPPGRVTVHPLGAAAMADSPERGVVDAYGEVFGHPGLYVADGSILPTPIGRAPSMTIAALAERVAEEMANR; via the coding sequence ATGGGGACGAGTGAATACGACTTGGTGGTAGTCGGGTCGGGGTTTGGGGGGTCGGTTTGCGCGATGCGGGCGGCGGAGGCGGGGATGCGGGTCTGCGTGCTGGAGCGCGGCCCGCGGCTGACGCCGGGCTTGCGCGAGGAGATGGCGGAGGGACGGCGAGCGATCCTGTATGAGCGCCGAGGGACGGGGATTGTGGAAAAGGCGCGGGTGCGCGGACTCATGGCGGTCGTGGGCTCGGCCGTGGGAGGCGGGTCGCAGCTTTATACGGCGGTGACGATCCCGGCGGCGGACGAGGCGTTCGCGGAGGGTTGGCCGAGCGGGATGAGCGCGGCGGGGATGCGACCGTACTACGAGCGCGTGCAGGAGGTGATCGCGCCGACGGTTTCGCCGACGGAACTGGCGCGGACGCAGGCGCTGGAGGCGGCGGGGCGGACCATGGGAGCTGGCGTGACGCGGCTGCCGGTGGCGATCGATTGGCCGGCGGATGCGAAGGCGATGCACGCGACGCCGGGGCCGCTGCCGGTTCGGCGGGAGGCGATGACGTGGCTGGGCGGCGGGACGGCGACGCGGAAGCGGACGCTGGACAAGACCTATCTGGCGCGGGCGGAGGCGGCAGGTGCGGAAGTGCGCGAGCTACATGAGGCGACGGGCATTGCCCCGCGTGAGGAAGGGTACGCGGTTCAATACAGTCATTATGTAGACGGGACCGTGCGCGAGGGGGCGGTGGCCGGGCGGCGGGTGGTGCTGGCGGCGGGGACGCTGGGGACGGTGCGGCTGCTCTTTGCGTGTCGAGATGTGGCGAAGACGCTGCCGCGGATCAGCGGGGCGCTGGGGGAGCGGTTTTATACCAATGGGGATTTTGGCGGGCTTATCATTGGGACGAGGGAAGACGTGCCGCGCGATTCGGGGCCGCCGGTGACGGCGTGGGTGGATTGGTGGAAGGAAGACCGGTTGTACGTGATGGAGACGGGACTTTTGCCGGCGCTGCCGCGCTTGTTCGCAAAAATGCTCGGGTTATGGAGCGGGGCGGAGAAGGCGGCGGTGTGGTCGTTCGGGGTGATGGGGTATGGGGAGCGACCGGCGCGGCTGGTGTTGGATAGGGGCGAGCGGCTGACGCATGTGGGCGGTGGATCGGCGAAGGACGTGTTTCACGTGCGGACGGTCGCGCGGATGCGGGAGTTGGCGGCGGCACTGGGCGGAAAGCTGATCTTGCAGCCCACGGGGCTGGCGCCGCCGGGGCGGGTGACGGTGCATCCGTTGGGCGCGGCGGCGATGGCAGACTCGCCGGAGCGCGGGGTGGTGGATGCGTACGGCGAGGTGTTCGGGCATCCGGGGTTGTATGTGGCCGACGGGAGCATTCTGCCGACGCCGATCGGGCGGGCGCCGTCGATGACGATTGCGGCGCTGGCGGAGAGGGTGGCGGAAGAAATGGCGAATAGATGA
- a CDS encoding amidohydrolase family protein produces MSFYFRIPHSHFRIYASPMVIDVHCHVGYSARRIDPALPRFTFEKNGAPGAPGFDSYLSPRLLSRFAWFFIRRWLGIPRGLKAGDEFDALLEKVYDRHWSAAPGIDRFVLLAFDEYHADAGRVLGPSQRRGQVGSDLYVSNTLVRALCMARPDRYLFGASLHPYRTEGDRDAASMLEELSAAGAVLIKWLPIHQNIRAEDPRTVAFLRAAARLKMPMLIHYGGEMSLARQHMEFEHPGPMLDVLRRLRADGEMPTVIVAHAATPSFIFQSADGHRRLIEALLGEFADAPIYADISALAAFGRTPWLKRLAANKAVHKKLLFATDFPIPVMLRSFRRLMDAETYARIAADPSWAHQDLLLKQALGFDPCVFTQARSVLNINAESA; encoded by the coding sequence GTGAGCTTCTACTTCCGCATTCCGCATTCCCACTTCCGCATTTATGCTTCCCCCATGGTCATCGACGTCCACTGCCACGTCGGCTACTCCGCCCGCCGCATCGACCCCGCCCTCCCCCGCTTCACCTTCGAAAAAAACGGCGCCCCGGGCGCTCCGGGCTTCGACAGCTACCTCTCTCCGCGCCTCCTCAGCCGCTTCGCCTGGTTCTTCATCCGCCGCTGGCTCGGAATTCCGCGCGGACTCAAAGCCGGAGACGAATTCGACGCCCTCCTCGAAAAAGTCTACGACCGCCACTGGTCCGCTGCGCCGGGCATCGATCGCTTCGTCCTTCTCGCCTTCGACGAATATCACGCCGACGCCGGTCGCGTCCTCGGCCCTTCGCAGCGTCGCGGTCAGGTCGGCAGCGACCTCTACGTCTCCAACACGCTTGTTCGCGCGCTGTGCATGGCTCGCCCGGACCGCTATCTGTTCGGCGCCTCGCTTCATCCGTACCGAACCGAAGGCGACCGCGATGCTGCGTCGATGCTCGAAGAACTCTCCGCCGCCGGCGCAGTCCTGATCAAGTGGCTTCCTATCCATCAGAACATCCGCGCCGAAGACCCGCGCACCGTCGCCTTCCTCCGCGCTGCCGCGCGCCTGAAGATGCCCATGCTCATCCACTACGGCGGCGAGATGTCTCTCGCCCGCCAGCACATGGAGTTCGAACACCCCGGCCCGATGCTCGACGTCCTCCGCCGCCTCCGCGCCGACGGCGAGATGCCCACGGTCATCGTCGCCCACGCTGCCACGCCCTCCTTCATCTTCCAAAGCGCCGACGGTCATCGCCGACTCATCGAGGCGCTCCTCGGCGAATTCGCCGACGCCCCAATCTACGCCGACATCTCCGCTCTCGCCGCCTTCGGCCGCACCCCCTGGCTCAAGCGCCTGGCCGCCAACAAGGCCGTCCATAAAAAGCTCCTGTTCGCCACCGACTTCCCCATACCTGTCATGCTGCGCTCCTTCCGCCGGCTCATGGACGCCGAAACGTACGCTCGCATCGCCGCCGACCCCTCCTGGGCGCATCAGGACCTGCTCCTCAAACAAGCGCTTGGATTCGATCCGTGCGTGTTTACCCAGGCCCGATCGGTCTTGAACATCAACGCGGAATCCGCATGA
- a CDS encoding response regulator transcription factor, whose protein sequence is MDTIDRKSARNVPSAPTVFLVDDDRGIRDSLRWLAESVGLHLVSYASAQEFLDAFQPDTPGCLLLDVRMPGMSGLDLQERLNAQCIDIPVIILTAHGDVPMAVRALKAGAFDFLEKPFSDQVLLDQINLALDHDRNNRAKKAENADLLQRLQALSPRERTVMIKVAGGMSNKSIAEELGLSQKTIEVHRAHVMAKVRANSVAELVQIAYRAGLT, encoded by the coding sequence ATGGACACGATCGACAGAAAATCGGCTCGAAATGTCCCTTCTGCGCCCACCGTCTTCCTCGTCGACGATGATCGCGGTATCCGCGATTCCCTGCGCTGGCTCGCCGAATCCGTCGGCCTCCACCTCGTCTCCTATGCTTCCGCCCAGGAATTTCTCGACGCCTTTCAACCGGATACCCCCGGTTGCCTCCTGCTTGACGTCCGCATGCCCGGCATGAGCGGTCTCGATCTGCAGGAACGCCTCAACGCGCAGTGCATCGATATTCCCGTCATCATCCTCACCGCCCACGGCGATGTTCCCATGGCCGTCCGCGCCCTCAAGGCCGGCGCGTTCGACTTTCTGGAAAAGCCCTTCAGCGACCAGGTGCTCCTGGACCAGATCAACCTGGCCCTGGATCACGACAGGAACAACCGCGCGAAGAAGGCGGAGAACGCCGACTTGCTCCAGCGCCTCCAGGCGCTTTCGCCCCGCGAGCGCACCGTCATGATCAAGGTCGCCGGAGGAATGTCCAACAAGTCCATCGCCGAGGAACTCGGCCTCAGCCAGAAGACCATCGAGGTCCACCGCGCCCACGTCATGGCCAAGGTCCGCGCCAATTCCGTCGCCGAACTCGTCCAGATCGCCTACCGCGCCGGCCTCACCTAG
- a CDS encoding PilZ domain-containing protein, which produces MDARDNRNGHLVNPATKSITDPAAERRRDQRLEIGLPVEFRHAREDGDVIVRTLTRNISSGGLYLELDRSDFQPGDRVEAELSIPAAEGVSPYPGRATVQLEILRVTPLDDRRGAAHSHYGLAARFLEPLRFSY; this is translated from the coding sequence ATGGACGCCCGCGATAATAGGAATGGACACCTGGTGAATCCCGCGACGAAATCCATCACCGATCCCGCTGCCGAGCGCCGCCGCGACCAGCGCCTCGAGATCGGTCTGCCGGTCGAATTCCGCCACGCTCGCGAAGACGGCGACGTGATCGTCCGAACCCTCACCCGCAACATCAGCTCCGGTGGTCTCTATCTCGAATTGGATCGTTCCGACTTCCAGCCCGGCGACCGCGTGGAGGCCGAACTCTCCATCCCCGCCGCCGAAGGTGTCTCGCCATACCCCGGTCGCGCCACCGTGCAGCTCGAAATCCTTCGCGTCACTCCCCTCGACGACCGCCGCGGCGCCGCCCACTCCCACTACGGCCTCGCCGCCCGCTTCCTCGAACCCCTCCGCTTCTCCTACTGA
- a CDS encoding GxxExxY protein codes for MTQMNTDKDPRTHAVIGAAIEVHNHLGSGFLEAAYQEALAIELSLRGVPYLREVELNVRYKDRVLARRYKADFVCYDEIIVEVKALKEIRGPEQAQLLNYLKATGYPLGLLVNFGGPRLEYKRMIHSSHLCPSASSADKSSSFTE; via the coding sequence ATGACGCAGATGAACACAGATAAGGATCCTCGTACACACGCGGTTATCGGCGCCGCGATCGAGGTGCATAACCACCTCGGTTCAGGCTTCTTGGAAGCTGCATACCAAGAGGCGTTGGCGATTGAACTATCATTGCGAGGCGTGCCTTACTTGCGCGAAGTCGAATTGAATGTAAGATATAAGGACCGGGTTCTTGCGCGCAGATACAAGGCCGATTTCGTTTGTTACGATGAGATCATTGTGGAAGTCAAGGCGTTAAAGGAGATCCGCGGCCCGGAACAGGCTCAACTTCTGAACTACCTTAAGGCCACAGGGTATCCCCTCGGACTGCTCGTAAACTTTGGAGGTCCGCGCCTCGAATACAAACGCATGATCCACTCTTCCCATCTGTGTCCATCTGCGTCATCTGCGGATAAGTCTTCTTCCTTTACGGAGTAG
- a CDS encoding matrixin family metalloprotease has protein sequence MHARRISGEESARRPLLPFVFRTLFTTPTGTRRGRRVHREYLDAVLVVGAIALLLGFVTGCGTTLLPTDESAKRAPLTNGEVAPVQSPVYEDGNDNSEFTSAQPATLPADGEIVIEGAIEVDGDIDVYTLGPASAGDVVVADVTGNGGLNAVAALFNGESELIDANNDRSYYAGNLNPFISQTIRQDSPNLYLGVAASTATHFASSGAPTGSYSIRLSRRPAGTVNPPRPQLVWLDFEGGESVQIAWEPVVVMNTFSAEAMSSRYAGQTDYIIDRLIAQMRQDLAPYNVTLLDSKHHTRPTEAHSRLFFGNYNASYLGLADSVDTGNNMLTQEAIIYSEDLAMFESLEPTVDEAAQALANIAAHELGHLLGLEHTSESGDLMATASSARQVLEVDAEYRRARLEPTIFPVGWQSSGALLLLNLGRSAANNGRWMLDDLIPASNLGPMRDAQGIPDIPFSMCGKCTGEGCR, from the coding sequence ATGCACGCCCGCCGGATCTCCGGAGAGGAAAGCGCCCGCCGACCTCTTTTACCCTTTGTTTTCCGTACTCTTTTCACGACCCCGACCGGCACCCGGCGCGGACGCCGAGTTCATCGGGAGTATCTCGATGCGGTACTCGTCGTCGGCGCGATCGCCCTGCTTCTGGGGTTCGTGACCGGCTGCGGGACGACGCTGCTGCCGACCGACGAGAGCGCCAAGCGGGCGCCGCTGACGAACGGCGAGGTCGCGCCGGTGCAGAGCCCGGTCTATGAGGATGGCAACGACAACAGCGAGTTCACGTCGGCGCAACCGGCGACGCTGCCGGCCGACGGTGAGATCGTGATCGAAGGCGCGATCGAGGTGGACGGCGATATCGATGTCTACACGCTGGGGCCGGCGTCGGCGGGCGATGTCGTCGTCGCGGACGTCACCGGCAACGGCGGCCTGAACGCCGTCGCGGCGCTGTTCAACGGCGAGTCGGAGTTGATTGACGCGAACAACGATCGGTCGTACTACGCGGGAAACCTCAACCCGTTTATCAGTCAGACGATTCGCCAGGATTCGCCGAATCTCTACCTCGGCGTTGCCGCATCCACGGCGACCCACTTCGCGTCCTCTGGCGCACCCACGGGTTCGTACAGCATCCGACTCAGCCGGCGACCGGCCGGGACGGTCAATCCGCCGCGGCCGCAGTTGGTGTGGCTGGACTTCGAGGGCGGGGAGAGCGTGCAGATCGCGTGGGAGCCGGTGGTGGTGATGAACACCTTCAGCGCGGAGGCGATGTCGAGCCGCTACGCGGGGCAGACGGACTACATCATCGATCGGCTGATCGCGCAGATGCGGCAGGACCTCGCGCCGTACAACGTGACGCTGCTGGACAGCAAGCACCACACGCGGCCGACCGAGGCGCACTCGCGGCTGTTCTTCGGGAATTACAACGCCAGCTATCTGGGTCTGGCGGACAGTGTAGACACCGGCAACAACATGCTGACGCAGGAGGCGATCATTTACTCGGAAGACCTGGCGATGTTCGAGAGCCTCGAGCCGACGGTGGACGAGGCGGCGCAGGCGCTGGCGAACATTGCGGCGCACGAGCTGGGGCATTTGCTGGGCCTGGAACATACCTCGGAATCGGGCGACCTGATGGCGACGGCGTCGTCGGCGCGGCAGGTGCTGGAAGTCGACGCGGAGTATCGGCGGGCGCGGCTGGAGCCGACGATCTTCCCGGTCGGCTGGCAGAGCAGCGGGGCATTGCTGCTGCTCAACCTCGGGCGGAGCGCGGCCAACAATGGCCGATGGATGCTGGACGACCTGATCCCGGCGAGCAACCTGGGCCCGATGCGCGACGCGCAGGGGATACCGGATATACCTTTCTCAATGTGCGGGAAGTGCACGGGGGAAGGGTGCCGGTAG
- a CDS encoding homocysteine S-methyltransferase family protein: MPLEFPALRHRVLIAAGDTRAELVARGWDRPDFCELANLEKPDAVRDIADAFLDAGIDVLVTMTESANVLAQPQRPKTEGLTSERAAEICRRGAEVCRQAVAEFPAKGRYVFGAIGPVQQLRMLDEISESDLAAAYEAQARSLADGGVDALVLRGFAELAALQIAVRAARATILPVIATMAFDAGPDQTETTLGVSVPQMCAALMEPVGQVSQVGQASLPANPSGLLALGCDGQSPDSAAKVVALLRQSAPDIPIWCALDAGHPQLIDNRAVYPESPEDFAARAKTVVAAGANILAGRRGATPAHLAALAKALCAPKRRPR, translated from the coding sequence ATGCCTCTCGAATTCCCCGCCCTTCGTCATCGCGTTCTCATCGCCGCCGGTGACACGCGCGCCGAGCTTGTCGCCCGCGGCTGGGATCGACCCGATTTCTGCGAACTCGCCAATCTGGAGAAGCCCGACGCCGTTCGCGATATCGCTGACGCCTTTTTGGATGCCGGCATCGACGTCCTCGTAACGATGACGGAAAGCGCCAATGTCCTCGCGCAGCCGCAACGACCGAAAACAGAAGGCCTGACATCCGAGCGCGCCGCCGAGATCTGCCGCCGCGGCGCGGAGGTTTGTCGCCAGGCCGTCGCGGAATTCCCTGCGAAGGGCCGTTACGTCTTCGGCGCGATCGGACCGGTCCAGCAATTGCGGATGCTCGACGAGATATCCGAATCAGACCTTGCCGCCGCCTACGAAGCCCAGGCTCGCTCCCTCGCCGATGGCGGCGTCGACGCCCTCGTCCTCCGCGGCTTCGCCGAACTCGCCGCCTTGCAAATCGCGGTCCGCGCCGCCCGCGCGACCATCCTGCCCGTCATCGCCACGATGGCCTTCGACGCCGGCCCCGACCAGACCGAAACCACGCTCGGCGTGAGTGTCCCGCAAATGTGCGCAGCGCTGATGGAGCCAGTGGGGCAGGTGTCCCAAGTGGGGCAGGCGTCCCTGCCTGCCAATCCCTCTGGACTCCTCGCCCTCGGCTGCGACGGTCAGTCCCCCGATTCGGCCGCAAAAGTCGTCGCCCTCCTCCGCCAATCCGCGCCCGACATTCCGATCTGGTGCGCCCTCGACGCCGGTCACCCGCAACTCATCGATAACCGCGCCGTCTACCCCGAATCCCCTGAAGACTTCGCCGCCCGCGCCAAGACCGTCGTCGCCGCCGGTGCGAACATCCTCGCCGGCCGCCGCGGCGCCACCCCCGCCCACCTCGCCGCGCTCGCCAAAGCGCTGTGCGCCCCAAAGCGCCGGCCGCGTTGA
- a CDS encoding response regulator, producing MLVRFSFAHRVVAALLLSTAFIITTPVMGQELTEDMVGQSEQAWTEWQGASRSLERDEKDAAAKGFEAVAAMNLSELRLALMADRTGSLRLEAWAKSEDAPAAVKAIMEKVLAGRKQKTLAEDGWHFAAIGRFAYADANFKALDESNPDPVALLELARANQNRHAILIKLISNAEVGASAKRFLEILGRGEEMLRMDPYEIASNVAKLAGPPRVAFNAASRLKESGEYAVPHLIQILQNPDKRSLHPAVIQLLPQIGRAALNPLCIALEMEDNITRQVLIAAAAQIGYRQPLPYLAKVADDSKATAETRAAAKQAMATLGDTSGNRSQLFHELAANYYNNIESLRADARRDTANIWYLREGELRLIEVPAPIFNDIMAMRSCEEALLAHPDNTDSTALWIAANFRREAKLGLNVESELPDELAAKDGTRPEGYPRSIYFARAAGPKYNHLVLQQAFKDRDAGVALGAIAALSETAGAPSLVGAEDIKQPLVQTLAFPSKQVRIKAALALGRALPTTSFQGADNVVPVLAEALAQSGRQSALVVDPDASSGNAFAAILTGLGFESAVGADYNKAREHGLKANLSSFDLILLASDMTEPDAVQTVQSLRKDLPTVTTPILIVAKEGQMNRAIAASRAGAGVEILPTEVTQLGDAEKINQQVLARVGRAAQALGMSPLSRDMSMGLALQAADVLRMIGLSNTKVYDISRATPALITALGSPSEALRVRSANVLSLASSADAQAALGEAAFNAAHAQAERVAKFAALAESGRRNANLLGETDLVARLIEFTKNEKDLVLRTAASQALGALDLPSNQASDIIRSQYRG from the coding sequence ATGTTGGTCCGATTCAGCTTCGCGCATCGCGTTGTCGCCGCGCTCCTTCTGAGCACGGCCTTCATCATTACTACTCCTGTCATGGGGCAGGAACTGACCGAGGACATGGTCGGTCAGAGCGAGCAGGCATGGACCGAATGGCAGGGCGCCAGTCGGTCGCTGGAGCGCGATGAGAAGGACGCTGCCGCCAAGGGCTTTGAGGCGGTCGCCGCCATGAACCTCTCGGAGCTTCGATTGGCGCTGATGGCCGATCGGACCGGCTCGCTGCGCTTGGAGGCGTGGGCCAAGAGCGAGGATGCGCCCGCCGCCGTCAAGGCGATCATGGAAAAGGTCCTGGCAGGCCGCAAACAGAAGACGCTTGCGGAGGATGGCTGGCACTTCGCGGCGATCGGCCGCTTTGCCTACGCCGACGCGAACTTCAAGGCCCTCGACGAATCGAACCCCGATCCGGTCGCGCTGCTGGAACTGGCGCGGGCCAACCAAAATCGTCACGCGATCCTTATCAAGCTGATCTCGAACGCGGAAGTGGGTGCATCCGCCAAGCGCTTTCTCGAAATCCTGGGCCGCGGCGAGGAGATGCTGCGGATGGATCCGTATGAGATCGCGTCCAACGTCGCCAAGCTCGCCGGTCCGCCGCGCGTGGCCTTTAACGCCGCGAGCCGCCTGAAGGAATCGGGCGAGTACGCAGTCCCGCACCTGATTCAGATTCTTCAGAACCCCGACAAGCGCTCGTTGCACCCGGCGGTCATCCAACTCCTGCCGCAGATCGGCCGGGCGGCCTTGAATCCGCTGTGCATTGCGCTGGAGATGGAAGACAATATCACGCGGCAGGTCCTGATCGCGGCGGCCGCGCAGATCGGCTATCGCCAACCGCTGCCATATCTGGCCAAGGTGGCCGACGACTCCAAGGCGACCGCCGAGACTCGCGCCGCGGCGAAGCAGGCGATGGCGACGCTGGGGGATACGTCCGGCAATCGCTCGCAACTCTTCCACGAGTTGGCGGCCAATTATTACAACAACATCGAATCGCTGCGGGCCGATGCGCGGCGCGACACCGCGAACATCTGGTACTTGCGCGAGGGCGAATTGCGGCTGATCGAAGTGCCGGCGCCGATCTTCAACGACATCATGGCCATGCGGTCCTGCGAAGAGGCGCTCCTTGCCCATCCGGACAATACGGACTCGACGGCCCTGTGGATCGCGGCCAATTTCCGGCGCGAAGCCAAGCTCGGCCTGAACGTCGAAAGCGAACTGCCCGACGAACTGGCCGCCAAGGATGGCACGCGACCGGAAGGGTATCCGCGCTCGATCTACTTTGCGCGGGCGGCGGGTCCGAAGTACAACCACCTCGTCTTGCAACAGGCGTTCAAGGACCGCGATGCGGGCGTGGCGCTGGGCGCGATCGCGGCGCTGTCGGAGACGGCGGGCGCACCGAGCCTGGTTGGCGCGGAAGATATCAAGCAACCGCTCGTACAGACGCTGGCCTTCCCCAGCAAACAGGTGCGGATCAAGGCGGCGCTGGCCCTGGGGCGCGCGCTTCCGACCACGAGCTTCCAGGGCGCGGACAACGTCGTGCCGGTGCTGGCCGAGGCGCTGGCCCAATCGGGCCGGCAGTCGGCGCTGGTCGTCGATCCCGACGCTTCCAGCGGCAATGCCTTCGCGGCGATCCTGACCGGCCTGGGTTTCGAGTCGGCGGTCGGCGCGGACTACAACAAAGCCCGCGAGCATGGGCTGAAGGCCAATCTTTCGTCGTTTGATCTGATCCTGCTGGCCAGCGACATGACGGAGCCCGATGCGGTGCAGACGGTTCAGTCGCTGCGGAAGGACCTGCCGACGGTGACGACGCCGATTCTGATCGTCGCCAAGGAAGGACAAATGAACCGGGCGATTGCGGCGAGCCGGGCCGGGGCGGGCGTGGAGATCCTGCCGACGGAAGTGACGCAGCTCGGGGACGCGGAGAAGATCAATCAGCAGGTGCTGGCCCGCGTGGGGCGGGCGGCGCAGGCGCTGGGCATGAGCCCGCTGTCGCGGGATATGTCGATGGGGTTGGCGCTGCAGGCGGCGGACGTGCTGCGAATGATCGGCCTGAGCAACACGAAGGTCTACGACATTTCGCGGGCGACGCCGGCGCTGATCACCGCGCTGGGCAGCCCGTCGGAGGCCCTGCGGGTTCGCAGTGCGAATGTGCTGTCGCTGGCGTCGAGCGCCGACGCGCAGGCGGCGCTGGGTGAGGCGGCGTTCAACGCGGCCCACGCGCAGGCGGAGCGGGTGGCGAAGTTCGCGGCGCTGGCCGAGTCCGGCCGGCGCAACGCCAATCTGCTTGGGGAGACGGATCTGGTCGCGCGGCTGATCGAGTTCACCAAGAACGAGAAGGACCTCGTCCTGCGGACGGCGGCCTCGCAGGCGCTGGGGGCGCTGGACCTGCCGAGCAATCAGGCGAGCGACATCATCCGCAGCCAGTATCGCGGCTGA
- the fsa gene encoding fructose-6-phosphate aldolase translates to MKFFLDTANLDEIKAGAALGIVDGITTNPSLVAKEGKDFKTLVKQICEIIPGPVSAEVVSTQCDGMMKEARELVKIAPNIIVKLPTIPEGVKALKICVAEGIKVNCTLIFQPTQALIVAKVGATFCSPFLGRLDDIGHDGMALIDEIRCIYDNYNFKTEILAASLRHPLHVVQAAKAGADIGTMPYGVFKQLLNHPLTDIGLERFLSDWKKSQS, encoded by the coding sequence ATGAAGTTCTTCCTGGATACGGCGAATCTGGACGAGATCAAGGCGGGGGCGGCGCTGGGGATTGTGGATGGGATCACGACGAATCCAAGCCTTGTGGCCAAGGAGGGCAAGGACTTCAAGACGCTCGTCAAGCAGATCTGCGAGATCATCCCCGGGCCGGTGTCGGCGGAGGTCGTGTCCACGCAGTGCGACGGGATGATGAAAGAGGCGCGGGAGCTGGTGAAGATCGCGCCGAACATCATCGTGAAGCTGCCGACGATTCCGGAGGGCGTCAAGGCGCTCAAGATCTGCGTCGCCGAGGGGATCAAGGTGAACTGTACGCTGATCTTCCAGCCGACGCAGGCGCTGATCGTCGCGAAGGTCGGGGCGACGTTCTGCTCGCCGTTTCTCGGGCGGTTGGATGACATCGGGCATGACGGCATGGCCCTCATCGACGAGATCCGCTGCATTTACGACAACTACAACTTCAAGACCGAGATCCTGGCGGCGAGCCTGCGCCATCCGCTGCACGTCGTGCAGGCGGCGAAGGCGGGGGCGGACATCGGGACCATGCCGTACGGGGTGTTCAAGCAACTGCTCAACCATCCTCTGACGGATATCGGGCTGGAGCGGTTTCTGAGCGACTGGAAGAAGAGCCAGTCGTAG